The following are from one region of the Achromobacter xylosoxidans genome:
- a CDS encoding YggS family pyridoxal phosphate-dependent enzyme → MTAVDTMAGRLAQIQQRIADACTRAGRSPDSVTLLPVSKTFGVDAIREGMALGLTRYGENKTQEIRQKAAALDGLGLQWVLIGHLQTNKARDAARDAAEVQSLDRVELAEALHRRLANEGRTLDVLVQVKTSSEPTKYGMDPADVAAFLRRIAADFPTLRVQGLMTLAVNSPDPAEVRACFRTLRELRDRLRQENLPGVSLDRLSMGMSGDFELAIEEGSTEVRIGSAIFGARSYPDPQ, encoded by the coding sequence ATGACCGCCGTAGACACCATGGCCGGGCGCCTTGCCCAGATCCAGCAACGCATCGCCGACGCCTGCACGCGCGCCGGCCGTAGCCCGGACAGCGTGACGCTGCTGCCCGTCAGCAAGACCTTCGGCGTGGACGCCATCCGCGAGGGCATGGCGCTGGGGCTGACCCGCTACGGCGAAAACAAGACGCAGGAAATCCGCCAGAAAGCCGCGGCCCTGGACGGCCTGGGCCTGCAATGGGTGCTGATCGGCCACCTGCAGACCAACAAGGCCCGCGACGCCGCGCGCGACGCGGCCGAAGTCCAGTCGCTGGACCGGGTGGAGCTGGCCGAAGCCCTGCACCGCCGCCTGGCCAACGAAGGCCGGACCCTGGACGTGCTGGTGCAGGTCAAGACGTCGTCCGAGCCCACCAAGTACGGCATGGATCCCGCCGACGTGGCCGCCTTCCTGCGCCGCATCGCCGCTGACTTTCCGACGCTGCGCGTGCAAGGCCTGATGACGCTGGCCGTGAATTCGCCGGATCCCGCCGAAGTGCGCGCCTGCTTCCGTACCCTGCGCGAATTGCGCGACCGCCTGCGCCAGGAAAACCTGCCCGGCGTATCGCTGGACCGGCTCTCGATGGGCATGAGCGGAGACTTCGAACTGGCGATCGAGGAAGGCTCGACCGAGGTGCGTATCGGCTCGGCGATCTTCGGCGCCCGCAGCTACCCCGATCCGCAATAA
- a CDS encoding Bug family tripartite tricarboxylate transporter substrate binding protein, whose product MHKHAKRLLALAALSLAAGAASAQSWPTQPVRWIVPYPAGGGTDVVARTVASGLEKPLGQTIVVENRPGAATIIGATAIAQAEANGYMVGTADSGTLAFNPSLYAKLSYDPSKFTYIGGIAKFPLLLAVNVNSPFKTVDDVIQAAKKEPGKLSAASAGAGSPHHLALELFKQRTNANVLHVPYKGAAPAVQDLLGGQVDLMFIDLASGLPNVKAGKLRVLAAATPERVAALPDVPTMAEQGVPNFTAYAWQGLVGPAGLPEPVVKKLAADLEATLKSPAVSQKILDMGVIPMPMSSQDFKAYAEQERSAWADVIKKAGIKLE is encoded by the coding sequence ATGCATAAGCACGCGAAGCGCCTGTTGGCGCTGGCCGCCCTGTCCCTGGCCGCCGGCGCGGCCTCCGCCCAATCCTGGCCCACCCAGCCGGTCCGCTGGATCGTGCCCTACCCGGCCGGCGGCGGCACCGACGTCGTGGCGCGCACGGTGGCAAGCGGCCTGGAAAAACCGTTGGGCCAGACCATCGTGGTCGAGAACCGCCCCGGCGCCGCCACCATCATCGGCGCTACCGCCATCGCCCAGGCCGAGGCCAACGGCTACATGGTCGGCACGGCCGACTCGGGCACGCTGGCGTTCAACCCGTCGCTGTACGCCAAGCTGTCCTACGATCCGTCCAAGTTCACCTACATCGGCGGCATCGCCAAGTTCCCGCTGCTGCTGGCCGTGAATGTCAATTCGCCGTTCAAGACCGTGGACGACGTGATCCAGGCCGCCAAGAAAGAACCGGGCAAGCTGTCGGCGGCATCCGCCGGCGCGGGCTCGCCGCATCACCTGGCGCTGGAACTCTTCAAGCAGCGCACCAACGCCAACGTGCTGCACGTGCCCTACAAGGGCGCGGCGCCCGCCGTCCAGGATCTGCTGGGCGGACAGGTGGACCTGATGTTCATCGATCTGGCCTCGGGCCTGCCCAACGTCAAGGCCGGCAAGCTGCGCGTGTTGGCCGCGGCCACTCCGGAACGCGTCGCCGCGCTGCCGGACGTGCCCACCATGGCCGAGCAAGGCGTGCCCAACTTCACCGCCTATGCCTGGCAAGGCCTGGTCGGCCCGGCCGGCCTGCCGGAGCCCGTCGTCAAGAAGCTGGCCGCCGACCTGGAAGCCACGCTGAAGTCGCCCGCCGTATCGCAGAAGATCCTGGACATGGGCGTCATCCCGATGCCAATGTCCTCGCAAGACTTCAAGGCCTACGCCGAACAAGAACGCAGCGCCTGGGCGGACGTGATCAAGAAGGCCGGCATCAAGCTGGAGTAA
- a CDS encoding DUF3683 domain-containing protein has product MNAPLASHILNGAMPPAAPARLREIPYNYTSFSDREIVGRLLGDDAWSLLSDLRGERRTGRSARMLYEVLGDIWVVRRNPYLQDDLLDNPKRRKQLIEALHHRLGEIDRRREPDVPAEAGHDPHRDEKVVGLLARARSAIAAFEGEFDQTAMMRKQAQKVLGRITARDNIKFDGLSRVSHVTDATDWRVEYPFVVLTPDTEDEIAALVTACIELGLTIIPRGGGTGYTGGAIPLTWKSAVINTEKFDKLGKVESCLLPGLTEPVAVIHAGAGVVTKRVSEAAEAAGFVFAVDPTSAEASCVGGNIAMNAGGKKAVLWGTALDNLAWWRMVDPNGNWLEVSRLDHNMGKIHDVDVARFELKWFDGRGKPGERLLKTETLEIQGRVFRKEGLGKDVTDKFLAGLPGIQKEGCDGLITSARWVLHRMPRYTRTVCMEFFGQARDAIPSIVEVKGYLDGEGRARGAILAGLEHLDERYLRAVGYATKSKRGVLPKMVLIGDIVGDDEDAVAAASSEVVRLANTRHGEGFVAVSPEARKKFWLDRSRTAAIARHTNAFKINEDVVIPLPRMGEYTDHIERINIELSTSNKLKLLGELDAYLCTPLPVGKIDDTDVETTRAEMLAERTRQALELLAAVRQRWQWLLDNLDLPLLQALPELHGLGLGELQPVLSDRLAAQPGARVFDVVQDRTIRLSWKTEVLAGLQRTFSGAAYKKIVDEMIAIHGRVLKSRVFVALHMHAGDGNVHTNIPVNSDDYGMLQEAHQAVERIMQIARDLDGVISGEHGIGLTKYEFLTEAELAPFQDYKRRVDPNGHFNAGKLMPGADLRHAWTPSFNLMGHESLIMQQSDIGAISESIKDCLRCGKCKPVCATHVPRANLLYSPRNKILATSLLVEAFLYEEQTRRGVSLKHWEEFEDVADHCTVCHKCYNPCPVDIDFGDVSMNMRAVLRRMGRKSFNPGTASAMFFLNAKDPATINATRKAMVGVGYKVQRAAHDLLSGLVKKQTAAPPATVGKPPLREQVVHFVNKKMPGGLPKQAARKLLDIEDANYVPIIRDPKATTADTEAVFYFPGCGSERLFSQVGLATQAMLWHAGVQTVLPPGYLCCGYPQRGNGMTDKAEQIITDNRVLFHRVANTLNYLDIKTVVVSCGTCYDQLAGYEFDKIFPGCRLIDIHEYLLEKGIKLEGAKGVRYMYHDPCHTPMKLQEPMKTVRALVGDDAVKSDRCCGESGTLAVSRPDISTQVRFRKQEELLKGDAALRSDGFTGDVKVLTSCPSCLQGLSRYEGDTGMDADYIVVEMARHILGEGWMEEYVRRANAGGIERVLV; this is encoded by the coding sequence ATGAACGCCCCACTCGCTAGCCACATCTTGAACGGGGCGATGCCGCCCGCAGCACCCGCGCGCTTGCGCGAAATCCCGTACAACTACACGTCGTTTTCCGACCGCGAGATCGTCGGCCGCTTGCTGGGCGACGACGCCTGGAGCCTGCTGAGCGACCTGCGCGGCGAACGCCGCACCGGCCGTTCCGCGCGCATGCTGTACGAGGTCCTGGGCGACATCTGGGTGGTGCGCCGCAACCCCTATCTGCAGGACGACCTGCTCGACAATCCCAAGCGCCGCAAGCAGCTCATCGAAGCCCTGCATCACCGCCTGGGTGAAATCGACCGCCGCCGCGAACCGGACGTGCCCGCCGAGGCCGGCCACGATCCGCACCGCGACGAGAAGGTCGTCGGACTGCTGGCGCGGGCGCGCTCCGCCATCGCCGCGTTCGAGGGCGAGTTCGATCAGACCGCCATGATGCGCAAACAGGCGCAGAAGGTGCTGGGCCGCATCACCGCGCGCGACAACATCAAGTTCGACGGCCTGTCGCGCGTCTCGCACGTGACCGACGCCACCGACTGGCGCGTGGAATACCCCTTCGTGGTGCTGACGCCGGACACGGAAGACGAGATCGCCGCCCTGGTCACCGCCTGTATTGAACTCGGGCTGACCATCATCCCGCGAGGCGGCGGCACCGGCTATACCGGCGGCGCCATTCCGCTGACCTGGAAGTCGGCGGTGATCAACACCGAGAAATTCGACAAGCTCGGCAAGGTCGAGTCCTGTCTGCTGCCCGGGCTGACCGAGCCCGTGGCGGTCATCCATGCCGGCGCCGGCGTCGTGACCAAGCGCGTTTCCGAGGCTGCCGAGGCGGCCGGCTTCGTGTTCGCCGTCGACCCGACCTCGGCCGAGGCCTCCTGTGTCGGCGGCAACATCGCCATGAACGCGGGCGGCAAGAAGGCCGTGCTGTGGGGCACCGCGCTGGACAACCTGGCCTGGTGGCGCATGGTTGACCCGAACGGCAACTGGCTGGAAGTCAGCCGCCTGGACCACAACATGGGCAAGATCCATGACGTGGACGTGGCGCGCTTCGAGCTCAAGTGGTTCGACGGCCGCGGCAAGCCGGGCGAACGCCTGCTGAAGACCGAAACCCTGGAAATCCAGGGCCGCGTGTTCCGCAAGGAAGGCCTGGGCAAGGACGTTACCGACAAGTTCCTGGCCGGCCTGCCTGGCATCCAGAAGGAAGGCTGCGACGGCCTGATCACATCGGCGCGCTGGGTGCTGCACCGCATGCCGCGCTACACGCGCACCGTCTGTATGGAGTTCTTCGGCCAGGCGCGCGACGCGATCCCGTCGATCGTCGAGGTCAAGGGCTACCTGGACGGCGAAGGCCGCGCCCGCGGCGCCATCCTGGCCGGTCTCGAGCATCTGGACGAACGCTATCTGCGCGCGGTGGGCTACGCCACCAAGAGCAAGCGCGGCGTGCTGCCCAAGATGGTCCTGATCGGCGACATCGTCGGCGACGACGAAGACGCCGTGGCCGCGGCTTCTAGCGAAGTCGTGCGCCTGGCCAACACGCGCCATGGCGAAGGCTTCGTGGCCGTCAGCCCCGAGGCGCGCAAGAAGTTCTGGCTGGACCGTTCGCGCACCGCCGCCATCGCTCGCCACACCAACGCCTTCAAGATCAACGAAGACGTGGTGATCCCGCTGCCCCGCATGGGCGAGTACACGGATCACATCGAGCGCATCAACATCGAACTCTCGACCAGCAACAAGCTCAAGCTGCTGGGCGAGCTGGACGCCTATCTGTGCACGCCGTTGCCGGTCGGCAAGATCGACGACACGGACGTCGAGACCACCCGCGCCGAAATGCTGGCCGAGCGCACGCGCCAGGCGCTGGAACTGCTGGCCGCCGTCAGGCAGCGCTGGCAGTGGTTGCTGGACAACCTCGACCTGCCGCTTCTGCAGGCGCTGCCCGAGCTGCATGGCCTGGGCCTGGGCGAGCTGCAGCCCGTGCTGTCGGACCGCCTCGCGGCGCAGCCCGGCGCGCGCGTTTTCGACGTGGTGCAGGATCGCACCATCCGCCTGTCCTGGAAGACGGAAGTGCTGGCGGGCCTGCAGCGCACTTTTTCGGGCGCGGCCTACAAGAAGATCGTCGACGAGATGATCGCCATCCATGGCCGCGTGTTGAAGAGCCGCGTCTTCGTGGCGCTGCACATGCACGCCGGCGACGGCAACGTGCATACCAACATCCCGGTCAACTCGGACGACTACGGCATGCTGCAGGAGGCCCACCAGGCCGTCGAACGCATCATGCAGATCGCCCGCGACCTGGACGGCGTGATTTCCGGCGAGCATGGCATCGGCCTGACCAAGTATGAATTCCTGACCGAGGCCGAACTGGCGCCGTTCCAGGACTACAAGCGCCGCGTCGATCCCAACGGCCACTTCAACGCCGGCAAGCTGATGCCGGGCGCGGACCTGCGCCACGCCTGGACGCCCAGCTTCAACCTGATGGGCCACGAGTCGCTGATCATGCAGCAAAGCGACATCGGCGCCATCTCCGAATCCATCAAGGACTGTCTGCGCTGCGGCAAGTGCAAACCGGTGTGCGCGACCCACGTGCCGCGCGCCAACCTGCTGTATTCGCCGCGCAACAAGATCCTGGCCACCTCGCTGCTGGTGGAAGCCTTCCTGTACGAAGAGCAGACCCGCCGCGGCGTCAGCCTCAAGCACTGGGAAGAGTTCGAGGACGTGGCCGACCATTGCACGGTCTGCCACAAGTGCTACAACCCCTGTCCGGTCGACATCGATTTCGGCGACGTGTCCATGAACATGCGCGCCGTGCTGCGCCGCATGGGCCGCAAGTCGTTCAATCCGGGCACGGCCAGCGCCATGTTCTTCCTGAACGCCAAGGATCCGGCCACCATCAACGCCACCCGCAAGGCAATGGTGGGCGTGGGCTACAAGGTCCAGCGCGCCGCGCACGACCTGCTGTCGGGCCTGGTGAAGAAGCAGACCGCCGCGCCTCCGGCGACGGTGGGCAAGCCGCCGCTGCGCGAGCAGGTGGTGCATTTCGTGAACAAGAAGATGCCTGGCGGGCTGCCCAAGCAGGCGGCGCGCAAGCTGCTGGACATCGAAGACGCGAACTACGTGCCGATCATCCGCGATCCCAAGGCCACCACGGCCGACACGGAAGCGGTGTTCTATTTCCCGGGCTGCGGCTCGGAGCGCCTGTTCTCCCAGGTGGGCCTGGCCACGCAAGCCATGCTGTGGCACGCGGGCGTGCAGACCGTGCTGCCGCCGGGCTACCTGTGTTGCGGCTATCCCCAGCGCGGCAACGGCATGACGGACAAGGCCGAGCAGATCATCACCGACAACCGGGTGCTGTTCCATCGCGTCGCCAACACGCTGAACTACCTGGATATCAAGACGGTGGTGGTCAGCTGCGGCACCTGCTACGACCAGTTGGCGGGCTACGAGTTCGACAAGATCTTCCCGGGCTGCCGCCTGATCGACATCCACGAATACCTGCTGGAAAAGGGCATCAAGCTGGAAGGGGCCAAGGGCGTGCGCTACATGTACCACGACCCCTGCCACACGCCCATGAAGCTGCAGGAACCCATGAAGACCGTGCGCGCCCTGGTCGGCGACGACGCCGTCAAGAGCGACCGCTGCTGCGGCGAATCGGGCACGCTGGCCGTCAGCCGCCCCGACATCTCCACGCAGGTGCGCTTCCGCAAGCAGGAAGAGCTGCTCAAGGGCGATGCCGCCTTGCGCAGCGACGGCTTCACCGGCGACGTGAAGGTGCTGACCTCCTGCCCGTCGTGCCTGCAGGGCCTGTCGCGCTATGAAGGCGACACCGGCATGGACGCGGACTACATCGTGGTCGAGATGGCGCGTCACATCCTGGGCGAAGGCTGGATGGAAGAGTACGTGCGCCGCGCCAATGCGGGCGGCATCGAGCGGGTGCTGGTTTAG